Below is a genomic region from Isosphaeraceae bacterium EP7.
AGCGGCACGGTGGACATGCGGTTGCCTCAGCGATCGGTGGACGCCCCGATCAAGGCCGGGGTCGGTTCATTCCAGGCGATTGTCGACCTCGGGCTTGGCATGCGGCGAGGGCCTGAATAGCGCCCCGAACAAGGCCGCGACCCCCAGCATGCCGAAGAAGGCGGCCATACTGTAACCCGTCAGGGCCCAGAGCCCGATGCCGATCGACCAGATGCTCGCCTCCATCGCGTACCACCAGCCACGGCCCTGGAGCAGGCACTGGACGATGGACGAGGCGCCGATGACGAACATGATGCCCGGCCACCAGCGACCCGTGTAGAACAAGGCCGCCATCCCGAGCAGCCAGATGGCCGAGCTGATCTGGCCAGCACGTCCTTCGTCGTCGATCGGATCCATCGGACTGATCTCCCGCGCCCGTCGAGCCCCGCATCCCCGATGCGAGGCATTCGCCCGGCGTCGGCAAATCTTGGCCTTCAGCCCCCGGAAATCGAGGCCAGCAGGTTGACCATCTCGATCGCGGCCAGGGCCGACTCCTGCCCCTTGTTGCCCGACTTCAGGCCCGAACGGTTGAGCGCCTGCTCGACGGTGTCGGTCGTCAGCACGCCGAAGATGATCGGCACCCCGGTCGCCAGCGACGCCTGCATCAGGCCCGAGGTGACCCCCCCGGCGACGTGATCATAATGACCCGTCTCGCCGCGAATCACGGCCCCCAGGCAGACCACCGCCGCGTACTTCCCCCCCTCGGCCAGCTTGCGCGCGACCAATGGGATCTCGAATGAACCGGGTACATAGGCCACGTCGACACGGTCGGCCGAGACGCCGTGGCGCTCGAAGCCGTCGCGGCATCCGGCGAGCAAGGCCTCGGTCACGAGGCTATTGAACCGGGCGACCACGATGGCGAATCGCCCGGCGGGTGGCGAGAAATCGCCCTGGAACAGCGGCATCGGAGACCTCACGGCGAGATTCGGCGGCCGTGCGTGCGGGCGTTGGAAGGCCCGCACGCACGGGGAGATTCAGGAGAGATTCATGCTGATGAGGAACTCGGCGTTCGACTTCGACTTGCGCATCCGGCCGGTCAGCAGCTCCATCGCCTCGACCGGGTTCATGTCGTTCAGGACCCGGCGGAGGATCCAGACCCGGCGCAGCTCGTCGGGGTCCATCAGCAGCTCTTCGCGGCGGGTGCCCGAGCGGTTGACGTCGATGGCCGGCCAGACCCGCTTGTCGACCAGTCGTCGGTCGAGGTGCAGCTCCATGTTGCCGGTCCCCTTGAACTCCTCGAAGATGACGTCGTCCATCCGGCTGCCGGTCTCGATGAGCGCGGTGGCCAGGATGGTCAGGCTGCCGGCTTCTTCGATCTTGCGGGCGGCGCCGAAGAATCGCTTGGGCTTCTGCAAGGCCGACGCGTCGATGCCGCCGGTGAGGATCTTGCCCGAGTGCGGGGCCTCGGTGTTATATGCGCGGGCGAGCCGGGTGATCGAGTCGAGCAAGATCACGACGTCCCGGCCGTACTCCACCATCCGCTTGGCCTTCTCGATGACCATCTCGGCCACCTGGATGTGGCGGCTGGCGGGCTCGTCGAAGGTCGAGCTGATGACCTCGGCGGTCGGCCCCTTGACCGACCGTTCCATGTCGGTCACTTCTTCGGGCCGCTCGTCGATGAGCAGGACCATCACGTAGGCATCGGGGTGATTGGCCAGGATGCTGTTGGCGA
It encodes:
- the ribH gene encoding 6,7-dimethyl-8-ribityllumazine synthase; translation: MPLFQGDFSPPAGRFAIVVARFNSLVTEALLAGCRDGFERHGVSADRVDVAYVPGSFEIPLVARKLAEGGKYAAVVCLGAVIRGETGHYDHVAGGVTSGLMQASLATGVPIIFGVLTTDTVEQALNRSGLKSGNKGQESALAAIEMVNLLASISGG
- the rho gene encoding transcription termination factor Rho translates to MHLTELQKMTMPQLIRTAKAEGVAEYTGLKKQDLIFKILKERVKQNGLMFGEGTLEVLPDGFGFLRSPDYNYLPCPDDIYVSPSQIRRFGLKTGAIVAGQIRPPKENERYFALLRVEAINYEDPDKLSEKVGFDDLTAMHPTGRLILETGPDDLNMRVVDMVTPIGKGQRGLIVAPPRTGKTILLQKIANSILANHPDAYVMVLLIDERPEEVTDMERSVKGPTAEVISSTFDEPASRHIQVAEMVIEKAKRMVEYGRDVVILLDSITRLARAYNTEAPHSGKILTGGIDASALQKPKRFFGAARKIEEAGSLTILATALIETGSRMDDVIFEEFKGTGNMELHLDRRLVDKRVWPAIDVNRSGTRREELLMDPDELRRVWILRRVLNDMNPVEAMELLTGRMRKSKSNAEFLISMNLS